The following nucleotide sequence is from Corylus avellana chromosome ca7, CavTom2PMs-1.0.
CTAATAGTACTAAactattagtaacgtgtcaaaactgACATGTTGCTAAatattagtaacgtgtcagttttgacacgttactatttcgtgcaggaaataaataaataaataaatatatatatatttataataaatttctctgaaatatatttatttgtacaCCTGATAACATCAACATACATTTCTCAACAAACAGATATCCGATACATCCATTTGGATGTATTTCTCAACATACATCAATTTCTCAACAGCAATTACTATTAACATACATCCATTTCTCAAGTCGTATCCGAACATTGTCCACAACATATATATCCATTTGTATGTAATGTCAACATTGTTAATAAACAAGTAattccaactatatatatatacattaacaaaaccctaaacatacAACTTAAGTGAATCGTGAATACATTACATACAAACACCCCAACAAAAAATCTCGTGAACACCATCACGACGGGTCGACTTCTCTGCACTCACTGCAAATGATTAAACAACAATCAGTCAGCAAACAAACACTCGAACAATCAATCAGGAATCATCAAGTCCTAAGCGATTAGCAACGTCAAAGTATACGAAAGTCATACTCAACAATATGTAGGTTTAGTGACGTGTATAAACGGATGATAAACAACTTCAACGTTATTTCTACACTGCCAACACACACTTCAGGGCATATACATAGTTTCAATGATAATCCattcaaaatgtgaaaatgatCTGAAATTACGaagcatatatatgatctaCTCGTATCCAGCATTTCCACAATCACAACacatattaatttgtattcctaattttcaagtattttgagttaagcATATACGCTATTTatgaatatttaataataacttGTTTGAAATAAGTCATATGTATACGTACGGGCTTGCTGAACCAATGATACAATGTCTTGATAAGCGAGACTTTTGTCCACTCGGGGTCCGTTGTGGGTTTTCGTTTTAATTGCCGTCATCAGCTTCTAGCCTTATGTCATCTACACATTACAGTGTAAATGTGTTATACACATGCATGTGTTCCAAAAACATACGAACAAAGTGTGATTACCAAACAAATTTACTAACTGTTAAAATGATAATCATTTCAGAAGTTGATCGTATTActtaaagagaaacaaaaactaatatagTTTTACCCAATCGGCTAGCTACCGAGGACCTTACAATCACATGGACTGGGGAGTCTAAGTCGTGTGGAGCTCTAACATTATTGGTCACCTCCAGCTCGGAGACATGCCTCGAGCCCTCAACGTGCACACGAACTTGGGCCTCACACGCCGCCATCTGCTGAGCAATTTGTGTAGCCATCTGCGCAGCCATCTGTGTGGTAACCTGCTAGGTCACCTCTGCGGTAACCTACTGGGTCACCTCCGCAGTAATCTCAGCCCTCTGCTAGGTCAAATGTGCAGCCATATGTATCCTGTGTTGCTTTCTTTCAACTTCGAATGCTCTTTCAATCATTTGCGGGACATTCGAGCTTTTGGGGTTCTGTGAGGATGGTTTATAACAAGAGTGGATGTAGCCGTGCGCAGGGAGAATATTCTTACTAACCCCCCGAACATGACCAGCATATTTAGGCTTAGAGTTGTGCGCCTGGGCGTATGCATCGTTCGGTGCCCACCGAATAGTCCCATGATGAGCGTCTATCAACTCTGCAGGATCGTTTTCCAATAGCTCCTCCATCCTCACCTTTATGTTACATTACATccaatcattattatttatgtGTTAATCATAAATGAGTTTTCTATAcgcaaatacaaataaaaagataaatggtGTAAACAACATACAACTCTCTCTTCGACCTCCCGATTTAGGTAGGTACCGTCTTTCTTTCGGTGGGTTTTGATGTAAGCTTGCGCTCGCGTAAGACCCTTGCCCGTAGTAATTAGCTGGAATTAAAAACCCACAACACAAACATATGTtagtatgtatattaaattaataatgacATAGATATTTATATAAATGGTAAATGACAAACATACCTCCTCATTGCATAACCTTGCCAAACTCTTCGAGCCGGTGCAATGTGGTGTCTTATTCCTGGCTCGTATTTCTCTCATATGCTGAGCATAGTCCTACGCGTACACAACATATATACGTTATTAATATGTGAGCCAtcttaagaatatatataattactaaAACTACACAATTGACATTAACTTAGTGACCTACTTGATACGTTGGATCGCACCATTTCTCCAACAATGTATCCACATCTGCGCGGTTGTACCCTACAAGGAGCTGGCACGTCCTCTGCTTCACTGTCGCAGGCGTGTCACCGCGCTGAATAAGGAGTTTCTTTCTCAAGTCATGTCTCCAACGCCTCAGCTTGTCGCCCATGTCACAAAATGCATCCTTCTTGATCGCCGCAATGTCCAAGCTAGGCAGGATATAGAACTGCGTCTGCATAAGtttgaaattgagaaattaTGAACCCTACATTATACTTTCCCCATCAACTAATCATTTcacaaaataagtaaaatagctGCTATATACATATGAttgtaaattaaaaatatcGTAACATTTCCCATAAGATCAATGAGCTCCATAAATCTTCCTTCGTGTTGTCGGGTACCTTCAACCAGTCCTTGGATATCCTAAGGAAAGCCCCGCTCCTAACAGTCTTGCCCATCACCCCTCTAAATTTTGACCCGCTTTGTCCTATTAGCTGCCACAATCCATTATACTCCATCATGATCCTTTTCCCGAAGGGGATGTCCCACACCTTGCGTGACTCATTTATATACAACACTTCAATTTTATTCTGTGAATCTGCATTGATgtttaacacacaaaaaaatgattagtACCGACATTAATTGGAAGTGAATGCTTATATAtagaataatatccataaacAAATACATATAATTTCAACATTGACTAGAATACATACCTATCGTCCGAACCTCTCTGACACCCAACACTTACCCAGCAAGTCCAGCGAGCTGGCTGTCCACTCGGTTATCTGTCTCATCCTCCATGTCGTCATCGGCCTGCATATCACTATCATCCATGTATGCGCTGCTGTGTTGTGGCCGATCAAAATAGCCGTGCGGCAATATATCCAGCTGGGTCAATGTGGGTGGCGGGGATGGCATACGTAGGGATTCGTCTGAGTCACGAGGAGTAGGCTCATATCGATACCAGAACTGGCTAAGACGGGATGGGTCTCCGAAATTTGGGCCTAGATCAATTGAAGAGCTGGGAATGTCGAAGACATAATCGTCTCACGCAGGTGTATGCCTTTCCACATGCTCTGGAAGTATCGGTCGATACCCTGACTACTGCCTCAGTAGCATAGCAACGTCATGCGCCTTACTGTCATCAAGGTCGTGCGGTCTCGACCCACGTCCACCTGTACTCTATCGCATAGAAGACAGTGTCCTTCGTCCTCTTGTCGTCCTCCCTCGAGTACTCATACTACCTTGCAAATAAACGAGCGAGAGATTAGTTATCTGTACAATCTATCAAATGTGCAATCAATGTTTAAATATACGCCATCAAACCAATGAATGACAATCAATATATAAATAGATAACAAAGCTTTACATGTACacaatattcaaatataatatGATCACATACGCCTCGATCGGTGGTAAATCTGGTCGAACGTATTCGATGTCATCATGCGGATCATCAAGATTTATGTTTAATTTTAGTGGCTCACTCTCGTGGTAGTTGATACGATCATCATGAGGCCCTTGaccctgaccaacgtcgtatacgtttctaggttttgTCCTTACAGCGCATgcccaatctgggttcctttcatcttcgacgtaaaaaacttgttccacttgGGAAGTTAGCACATATGGCTCATTAGTAATCAACTCTCCcgtatggacaaagtttttgaagttgacaaacGTTAAGCCATACTCGTCCACCTTGTATCCCCTGTCCAATGTGTTGTCTGCCCAATCACACTTAAACAAAACATACTTCGTCCTATCGTAATACTCCACCTCAAGTATTTGGGTTAGCTTCCCGAAGTATATTTGGCCGTCAACTGTCGGCACGCAAACACCACTGTTCTACGACCTCTTCCCCACATCATGTTCACGAGTGCGAAACAACTTGCCATTGATAACATATCTATTATATTGGACTGCTGAGATCATCGGCCCTCTACAATACTTTACTAGTTTGTGACCCATTTCATTCCTGCATCGATTGTCTGAACGATCGACCTGCAAGTAAAATACAATGAAAGTCATATAGTTAGTGTGTTTAGGGAATAGAAATAAGATGCAAATACATGAAAGTTAGTAGGTAGACAtgacattagtcttacgtagtcacggtaccaatggTAAAATTGCTCAACATGTTaggtttccaactgatcgtcCATCAGTCGTCCCCTAGTTCTAGGTTCCCTAAGCGTATctatgtgcatcctacaatttcaaattaaatatggaAATTGTAACACACAACTAAGGGTGTAAGACAAATGAACATTCTATGCTATAAACCCACTCACATCCGTAATTTGAGAaactcgtccgagttaaacataatatacGGTGGATCTGAGTCAATGTACGTTTGTCGAGATCGACTCGTGTCCCCGCCCCTTTAGACCCATCCGGGTTTATTTACagcctattgtgaaatgtcggtACATTATCTAAATAATGAGAGCAaaacgtcaccaactcagttgcaatatagccctccgcaatgcagccatCAAGAGCCGCTTTATctcgcacattagatttgaaacCCCCAAGGCTCTTACATATCAAATCAGTCAATCATTGAATTTagttgttgtttttaaataaatgaaggGCGAAAAAATGTAAGTCTTGCGTTGAATTAACTTTACCTCTccgccggatacatccacctatactgtacaAGTCCACCGAGGtagcattcacggacaagatgcatgACAAGATGAACCATGCTCTTGAAAAACACGGGTGGGAATACCTGCTCCATCTTGCACACAGTAATACAGACGTCACCCTCAATACGGTTCATATCCTCTGCAGTCAATGCCATCGAACAAATGCCTCTGAAGATTGCAGACATttcaacaagaggtctaaccactTTATCTAGCAGTGACATggcacgcaatgcaatagggagaagcTGTTGCATGAGTACGTGATTGTCATGGCTCTTCATTCTTTAAATCGATCAGTCTTTAAGTCGTACACACCTaaaaatgttcgaggcatatctgtcgggcacccttacattttgAAGAACTTTCAGGAAACTAGTTTTTATCTtcattggacatcgtgtggTAAGCTGGGGGCATATAGATTATCTCATCTTTCGTGAACAGATGAAGTTTaggtctcaaacccatttcttgcaagtctttacgCGCTTcaaggttgtccttcgttttccctttGATGCCCAGTAGTGTGCCTattatgttgtccatcacatttttctctatatgcATAATATCAAGATTGTGCcgtaataaattatctttccagtacggcaacctaaagaaaatacttttcttcttccacactatATTATCATTATGAGTCATCTTCCTCTTTGATTTATCAGTGGGCTTCGACTTACCGGcgctctcatccccaaataccatcTCTTCTAACTGTTTTAGAATTTCATCTGCACCTGGCATAttgggggcacattctagttcttggttACCGTCAAAAGTTCTTTTGTTCCACCTCCACgcatgatccatgggcaagtatcgcctatgccccataaagcGAAATTTATTTTCGTGTTCTAACCGTCTAAACTTTGTTGCATGCATACAGCAAGGGTATGCCTTTCCACCCCCAGTAGGCCACCCGGACAAGTTTTCGTATGcggggaagtcattaattgtccacatcaactgtgCTCTgagcataaaattctttttcagtGAGATATCAAATGTTTGTACTCCTATATTCCATAATTTATGTAATTCTTCAATTAAAGGTTGCAGGtaaacatctatatccattccaggtgaacttgaaCCTAAAATAATCAAGgataatataaaagaagtttgtttcatgcacatccaaagAGGCAGGTTGTATGGTACTAGCATTGCAGGCCAAATACTACGGGATGTGGTCatgttcccaaaaggattaaacCCATCTAAGGTGAGGCGAAGTTTTACATTCTTGCTGTCCGCAgaaaaattcatatataaattatcaaacGACTTCCATGCTTTACCATCGACCGGATGCCTTAATACACAATCTTTTGTGCGGCCGTTTGCATGCCATCTCATATGAGGCACGGTATGCTGCGACATAAACAGCCTCTGTAATTGTGGTATGATTAGAAACCACTGCAACACCTTCACTAGACGTCGCTTACTCGATGTTATGGGCTGCCCATCCTCGTCTAAATGGATTTCATCATTCCATTTAGATTCTCCACATTTAACACATAAATCTAAatccttattgcccttccagaacaACATACAGTTATTACTACATTCCggtatcttctcatacccgagtcccatgtcccttagaaaccttttcgcctcatatgtatcaATTGGCAAAGCCCCATCATCTACAGGAAGCAACTGATTCATGAAATTTAGGAAAGACAAGAATATCATAttactaactccacccacaTACTTCAAGTTATACAaatgtacagtagcactcagTTTTTTGTGTTTCGTCTTCTCATGAAGCGGCTTGTCTGCATTTTTAAGTAAGTACTCGTACTTTTGTACGTCACATTCATCCACTTCATCATGCACAATGTGTTCTTCCTCACCTTGTACCTCGACCTGATGCTCACAATTGTCTTTCCTGACTTCGTGCATGTCAAATAAATCACGCAACAGGCTATGCGTATTTCTACCCTGTTCTCCGCTTTCACCCGCATCTGCGGTTGAACAGTTCAAATGAGCGCCTTCAACTGGAGCTCTTATAGGCCTCTCGCTGTGATAAATAGATTTTGGTATTGTGGCCATATTCCTTTCCCCCTTGCCAAGTGCTCGTATACCAACCCTAGCGGGTGTTTCCTATTGTTTCGACACATCTTATAGTGGCACACAATAAGTCCATCTGGAGTTCTACAATTCCTAACTGTGAAGTCTACAaatgatctacacccgtctctgtattccttcgtacccctaAACTtcgtcatccaactcttgtccatagcatTACTACGTACATTAAGTAAGTCGAGGTTAGTTTTGGAATAATCATAGCAAAATTATTGCCcactaattaatttaactaCATGTGTTATGGGGATCCTAAAGAAAagtaataaattgaaaataaaaaaatgaatagctgTGGAATGAAAATACACTAGCCTCAACCATTAAAGTTACTTTTATATCGTTCAAGGAAAATACACTACTCTCTTCCACCATCGGTCGATGGAAGagaataagaaaatttaatGGATCACATGcatattattaaaattagatTTGACCCATTATGCATTCTCTTAAATTAGATTTGACCCattaatgtgttttattttgtttttttttttaaattacacaaattaatataatgtTAATAACCTAAGCAAAATTATTAGTACACCTCATGCGAAGTTGACTAATCAAAGATCAAACCAGAATTGTCAATAACAATTTTTACATTATATACaaatataaacacacacacacacacacacacacacacacatatatatatatctgtgtgtgtaaGCTCCTACAAAGGTATATTCCCTACACCGCCTTACTACCATATGGATgtcatcatatcatatcatatcattctTATTCAACTCCATACTCCAGGTATTATAGACATCACATCTGAAACCAATGCAATTAAATCCAGCTGCATATACCAATCGAAATAATTCATGTTGCTGCCGCTTCCTTCCTCCCGGTTTTTTAATCATCATATGCATATCAAGTAGGGATTTAACCTTTGCATAAGTGGTAATCTCTGGAAAAATTGGAAGAACTTGCACCATACAAAAACCTTTCCATCGTATGGAACAGCGCTGTAGCAATTATTCAATATCTTCACGCAGTCATCGTCGCTCCAATCATTGAGTATCCACTATCAAAGATAAATAATCTCATGGTTAGTATTTGAAttctgaaaaataaatttatcacCTTTCTTAAGCACAGTGTATTATTGACAGAGCATATAATGATGAGAAGCATTAAAAGAATGTTAAAAATCAAAGGTAAATTATACTTTACTACCGTAGAGTATCAACTTTGTGGCAACGTCTCCACCGAACTTCCAATTTGCACACCCTCTAAATTAGGCTCGAATGttacaaaaatgagaaagatgaaTAAGTATATCCCTTTATCACACATTCCCCCATTATAGCAAAccaacactacaaaaaaacaatttttttctgactagagttttctgacgtgttggggtgtctgacacgtcagaaattttttctgacatggcgCTTTTGACGTGCGTCgattgtcagaagcataggtgtcaggaaaatttttttcctgacgtgccagtgGGTAAaccgtcagaattttctgacgttccactgtccaacacgtcagaaaattgataaattaaataaaaaattaatttttctttttttaaattttttctggattttttttttaattaaaattaattttcaattaaattattattattatttttttggaatttctCTGCACGGCAGTGCAGATCTGCCATGGATCTGCCATGGccactccctctcttcttttctcttcttttttctctctctgtagctctcttcttttctccatgagctctcccttttctccattttctcaccatctccctcttcttttcgatctccatgGTGCAGTTctggtttgagtttttgaaaatattttcaaaaactcaaaccgaaaaaatcttcaaaaaattaaaaccaaccatcaaaaaatcaatctgacaaacccaaaaaatcttcttatcgatcttctcctcttcttcttcttcttcttcttctcttctccattttgttttttttttcttcttcttcttcttctcttctccttttctttttcttcttctcttctccttttctttttcttcttcttctacttcgaTCTGCTGCacgcttctcaattttttcccttctcaccttctgtttttcttcttcctttggAGGTGCCGTGCAGTCGGTGCACACTGCACAGAAGCAGGGAGATTCAGACATGCAGGAGAGAGAATGCACATGTgtggggaaaataaatgaaaagggaaaaagttgagggtggaaataaaaagagggaaaaaaagtttaaaatcccgcctattttttgagttttgttgggCTACTTGAGgtgattttctgacgtgccaggtgtcgcacgtcaggaatttttgacgtgccacacatggcacgtcaggaatctactaaaaaaaataataaataattatctatataaatatatatagctatatatatgtaattttgctgacgtggcaaactaccacgtcagcaaaattctgacgtggcactgtagcacgtcagaaatccacacgtcagaaaaattctgacgtggtaggtCTCACCACGTCAGCAATTATATaaatgtttatcttttaaaatctgaaatattttcttgacgttcaaatattttatacgtcagaattttctgacgtgtctgtcgagacacgtcagaaaattctgacgtgctactATTCACGCGTCaggaaaaaattttctgacgttttaaattttaaatgtcagaaaattgctgacgtggcaaaaaatatgatactgtagccacgtcagaaaatgcctatttttttgtagtgcaaatACCATCATGTCAAAACAACAAATCCCATGAATGCCACCCTCGAGATAAACAggcagagtttttttttttttttttttttttttttctttagtataAACATCACatatgtagaaaaataaaaaataaaaaagattaaacgGCTTGCAAAAATTAACCAAGTTTCTTATATCTCATCTGTATCTTTCTGAGCTTCAAATGTGGGTAACAAAAGAAGTGACGTAGTTATTAGTCATTCTTCAAGCTCAAGGATAGGAGAAAACATCCTGGAGACATTGTATTTAGGAGATATTTTGGTTCCTGCCAATCGCATGGTAGCCCTACTAACAATAAATGATCTTGCCAAAGTATTCTGGTAAACCCGTAAGAGATGCAAACACCAATTTTATAACAATGCCTTCCAATCTGTTAACGGggatttcaatcattttttcatTTCCAGTATTTAAGATCCAATTTGGATGGTGAGAGACAAAGTgaaacaattttctcaaattatgGGCCAATCACCAATATTGAAAAGTGTAGTCTCAACAAAGTTTACAGAAATTGTTGATAGCACTTAAAAAACGTCGTCATTATTGCATTCTTGTAGTAATGCCATTACAACATCAATAGATGGGCAGTCAAACAATCTTTTTCCGTGCTACAAATTTATTTGCTAAATGTTTCTAAgcgaaagagaaaaataagccTTAATTAAGTCAACAATAAAAGTAAGGAACAATGCCAAAAagatacaaaattgaaaattcaccTTCAAAATTGTGGCATCTCCTTTTGGAAAACTTTCGAACATATCTCCAGCCTCATGTTTTACACCTGGAAGATAAATTAACACCCCCTTTAAGCTACAGATTCTGTTAAACAATCGCAAATAGCTGTCTAGACTCCCAAAAGTACAACCATTCATTAGAAATTCATGTATAGTAAAATTTGATGAACTGGATCTAGATAATCAATCTCCATAGTATTAGTCTCCACAAGATTTTAGCCATCTTTGTAATAacttagaattttattttttttatttttttatttttgtggcaTGACATGGTACATGAGAATTGATaatatgaaggttacaaagacCATCTACTTTGAACTTTGGAAAGTTTTTTTGTGGcatctttctctccctctcactcttTCTTCCTATCTACTTTAACATAAAAACATTGTTTGTTGGTAGCTTGACAGGGCACATGAAAATTAACATTATGAAGGTTGCAGAGATCATCTACTTTAacttagaaacaattttttttttttttttgggcatcaTACATGGGCATTGAGAATATGAAGGTTGCAGATATCAGAACAAT
It contains:
- the LOC132186629 gene encoding uncharacterized protein LOC132186629; the protein is MEYNGLWQLIGQSGSKFRGVMGKTVRSGAFLRISKDWLKTQFYILPSLDIAAIKKDAFCDMGDKLRRWRHDLRKKLLIQRGDTPATVKQRTCQLLVGYNRADVDTLLEKWCDPTYQDYAQHMREIRARNKTPHCTGSKSLARLCNEELITTGKGLTRAQAYIKTHRKKDGTYLNREVEERVVRMEELLENDPAELIDAHHGTIRWAPNDAYAQAHNSKPKYAGHVRGVSKNILPAHGYIHSCYKPSSQNPKSSNVPQMIERAFEVERKQHRIHMAAHLT
- the LOC132186630 gene encoding uncharacterized protein LOC132186630, whose protein sequence is MATIPKSIYHSERPIRAPVEGAHLNCSTADAGESGEQGRNTHSLLRDLFDMHEVRKDNCEHQVEVQGEEEHIVHDEVDECDVQKYEYLLKNADKPLHEKTKHKKLSATVHLYNLKYVGGVSNMIFLSFLNFMNQLLPVDDGALPIDTYEGNKDLDLCVKCGESKWNDEIHLDEDGQPITSSKRRLVKVLQWFLIIPQLQRLFMSQHTVPHMRWHANGRTKDCVLRHPVDGSSSPGMDIDVYLQPLIEELHKLWNIGVQTFDISLKKNFMLRAQLMWTINDFPAYENLSGWPTGGGKAYPCCMHATKFRRLEHENKFRFMGHRRYLPMDHAWRWNKRTFDGNQELECAPNMPGADEILKQLEEMVFGDESAEKNVMDNIIGTLLGIKGKTKDNLEARKDLQEMGLRPKLHLFTKDEIIYMPPAYHTMSNEDKN